Genomic segment of Ictalurus furcatus strain D&B chromosome 9, Billie_1.0, whole genome shotgun sequence:
aCAGTCCCAGTGAAACCtttactacagtagtgttagcaACATCAGCAGACATAGCATGATACATTTGTGATTAACTTCTGGCAAGCCTGTTTCACTGGAtgcacctttaacaggaatatacaaatcaatgtgagctagctaactgacatgctataaagtgagtgtagCTCCTTTAGGATGTATTTCCATttgcagagcaaaaataaacaaattattgtccaaaatgtcagttacttgttattaatttcttgtttataaaaCTGTGACACAAAAGCAAGATCACACTTGCAAGAGTGCAGATATATTTAATGTCAGCGCAACTGTGATTACCTGTAGCCTTGTGCCTACAGCCGAATCACAGCCGTACCAGTGTTTAGTACATCTGCACTCTCGCAAGTGCAAGATTGCATAAATAATTTGATTCTTTAATGATTTTTCACCAGTATTTGTtgcttgtttgttctttttaaagATCTCCATTATGGAAAAACACCAAGCTTGATGAAGCTAAGTTAACTGGAATAAATTCAATGAATTTCTCTAGTCATTTTGTTCCAGTTTTCATAGCATTTGTTTACAAGTCAAACTAACACTAAAGTTTTAAGATCTACTTTTAGTTACCCAACATAACTATTGAAATGTTTCCTAACCAAGCATGCATCCTAAGTGATACTACACACATGCAATTGATTTCTTTTTCAGTCACTTGTTATGTGACTGAATCAGAAATTGTGTTCCATTCATTCCAGCCATTAATTTTACAGTGCTGAGAGACAGAACCGGTATGACAGCCTAAAGGTTTTTACTCTGTATAGATTGTACTTACATTTTTGCAACCTCTTTCACCAGCTCTCGGCAGGTCATTTCTTTCATCTGTTTAAATAAGGAGgacatttaaaaagaattaGCCAGTCTACTGAACAATCTTCATGTAACATTTCACATGTCCAACATGAATTAATTATGTCCGGGAATACCGGCATACTGTTCCTTATTCCTCAgtgttacatacagtatatctaatCAGAAAGTGTGCGTGTGCAGTTTCCTTACAATCTGTGCAATCAAACTCATGtctggtcagtgtgtgtgtgtaaatttgaacaTAACCATTTAACAACCTAAACATGCTTGATTAAgagttaaataattaaaattgatATCAATATTGTCCAGTATAATAAGTAGAGTAgtacaaacaataataaatgtcaaataacgTTAATAATCAATTGTACACACAAAGCTCATACTAAAATTTAGGTAATGGGGTTTAGTGTAAACATGTCATTTGTAAATGTGCATCAGTCACACACATGGATCTTTATTAGCTCAGTTGAATAAGCAGCTTTACACACAAGAGACACCTTGAACTGCTCACGGTGAATATGGAAACCTGGCTCATCTATATTCATAAATGAAGATTTAATTAAATCTGACCTACTCaagttcaaaaataaataaaaacctagcTACTTGCATATAAGCATTTTGTTTCCATGCAGCTGAAGCTGATTAATAAATTATGCTCAGAACAATGCTAATTTTTGGTAACTGTTTCATGAAATCAGATGCAAATTAGTTTGTCATTTTCGCATGCTCAAATTGGTGCTTATTTCTATGCAATTTTGATGAATAAGGATCTAGGATTCACATTATCTCAGACACAAACAGTGGAAGCCCACCTGAAGTTTCTCAATTTCTGTTTTTGCAGCTTGCTTGGCTTTTCCAATGGCACAGCCCCAGTAACCCTATAAACAGGGACATAATGTTTATACTTGTACTAAGATTCTGTAAAACTCAATCCATGCAAACTCTGTTTAAGGCTTATATGAGGCAAAACTGACACCATCTTACATATGAAATCCCTGATGGATCCACCATGTACAGCTGGGGGCCGTCATCTTCATCATAAGAGCCAAGGATGAAACTGGAATCAGAAGTCACAAAAATGTCCTTCAACTCTCAAATACTTTTGTAAACATAAAAACCATCTAATACTGTATTGAAACTGTTGCATGATAATCTTGTTTTGTATCAATTTTACCTACCTGCACCCAAAGGGACGTACAGCACTGTATAACGTGTAAGCATGGACGTACATGGCAACTCTGTCTGCTAGATGCTTTTTGGAAAATGAAAGAAGTCAAAAGGAAATTAAatcatgttggtttttttttttttttttttttttttaaataaacagtgcaAGTTATGAAGGAATAAAGCAGGGGTTTGTATGGGATTTTTGgataataatttaaatttaaaaacaagttaTACTACCCACTGTAACTACCACgactcaaaaacattttttaggcTCTATAATAATGGGAAATGTTAgtaacagcactgtcttttacataataataatgattgatTATGTGCATCCCAGCTTTCAATCTTACTTTCAGAGGGATGTCATGGCCATAATTGGAGCGGAAGTTGGATGCCTCTTCCCTCGACACCTCAGCAAGAGATCTAGCATCTGCAAGCAGTCCTGCCACAGCCTAAAGACAGAGCAAGGAATGATATTCATGTCTcatattaaaagcattaaacttaaagaaaatatacatatCAAGTAGTGAAGATGAAAGAATTTATAAAACTGTCCTAAAAACAGCAGTttgcatatattttattaaagaacatgagTTTATCCATAGTTCTATTTAATGTTGTACAACATTTGTGAAACAAGTTGGTTCCTGTTAGCTATAGATCACTCATTCCCTCAATTGTAGCAGCTTGTTAAAGAGAAATCACAAAGCCCTCCAGCTTTACCTCCTATACaatagagactccttccataaatgttagtGTTTAGATTATATAGTGCTTCTGCCAACAATATTTTGGCATCACAAGTTTCTGagtgagttgttactatagaaataataacatattgGAACCAGAGCATTAAAATCAACTTGTCCATAACCTTGTcacagctgtgctgttatagaaaaatctACACATACTGACCAAATTCAAGaaataaacagcactgtggtataaatggacTTATCTAAATTAACATGTTAATACAATGTTAAGTGGGAATATAATTAAGTGGGAGATAGCTGTAGTAGGAACAGAGACATCCACTACTAAACACCAATTTGAAAGGccaaaatgtatttacagtgcATACAACcatgacatggttgttggtgcctgaTAAGatgatttgaatatttcagaaactgctggtgCTCTGGGTGGAAATGATGTTGGGCatggtcagaggagaatggtaaCTCAACACACTTTATAAgcatgctgagcagaaaagcagctcaGAAATGGCTAAACCTTGAGGTGCACGTGCTACAACAGGCCACATCGGGTTCCcgtcctgtcagccaaaaacaggacTCTCACACCAACCTGCCTGGCACCATCAGCCATGCCATGAACAAACTCACATCATTGCTCTGCTGCCTCATGAGCAGAtgactggataactgcatgaatgagcagaggtacaggtgttcctattaaagtggatggtgagtgcaTATCTGtgttacaccaccaccaccaccaccaccaagcgCCTTTATATCATGAATATAACCTCGCACCATGCCAACATGACGATCGATGTTGAAGATACGCTTGTTAGAGCCCTCTTCGTACAGTTTGGACAGCACCAACTTCTCTACACCAAACACTACTCCATCTTTGCAGCGGATTCCAATAGCTGTACTGCAGAAACAAGCAAAAGGCCATCAAAATGCTGCACATTTATCTGATAGAAACGTTTAGAAAGgtgaacaagaaagaaagacttcCCATACAATAGCACTTACCTGCTATTTTCTACTGCTTTCATGGCATACTCTACTTGAAATACCCTGCCATCGGGCGAAAACGTGGAGGCAGACAAGTCATACTAgattaaggtttaaaaaaagaaaaagctgttAGTATTAAGTAAAGCTTAACAACAGAATACTCATAAGTTAACTAATTAcatacaaaaaatacagcatgtgttaaattattattattattccttatgACAGTACATATTGATACGAAATGTTTTCTGGTTACAGCGAACATTTATTTGCCTTGGGAGAAAAAGAAGATTACTTTCACTTTTGTTAGCCAGTTAGCTAACGCTGTGTGTCATTAGAACTGAGTGCAGGGAGTTTAGCTTGTTATTCATTGTTAGCAGGCAGTGACTCAGCAGAGACATAAACGAAAATAAAGTCCAGCGTTCACTAGAAGTATAGAACCAATATTAAAAAGCTCGCCAAAGCACTATTCTTACATTTTCGACTGTAAT
This window contains:
- the psma3 gene encoding proteasome subunit alpha type-3; its protein translation is MSSIGTGYDLSASTFSPDGRVFQVEYAMKAVENSSTAIGIRCKDGVVFGVEKLVLSKLYEEGSNKRIFNIDRHVGMAVAGLLADARSLAEVSREEASNFRSNYGHDIPLKHLADRVAMYVHAYTLYSAVRPFGCSFILGSYDEDDGPQLYMVDPSGISYGYWGCAIGKAKQAAKTEIEKLQMKEMTCRELVKEVAKIIYIVHDEVKDKSFELELSWVGEVTKGRHELVPKDIKEEAEKYAKDSLEEDDDSDEDNM